In Nematostella vectensis chromosome 2, jaNemVect1.1, whole genome shotgun sequence, one genomic interval encodes:
- the LOC5514836 gene encoding uncharacterized protein LOC5514836 isoform X2 has product MKLSQALLENFTVSSASSSSLLRRKFFFPQELEEHTWTILHHGKLNKAKGRECVHECSLCLEQFYDLLSFTSHLHSDTHQEKYNTWNKQHNPVSELQHIENLSPSSHSGAKKVGNSHTETRNKTSFRDRRGKQSNQRGHQRHHSYGLRQGVHQGNKETSSSPVENASRNLRAGSRLLEYWSNNSGDFTPKYCGNGRRYNGKQGNELDYSKDTYEASNFYAFDFPKKNDKFHWVSPELKADFRDRDANCNLDMGHSVTFQRPLCALMDIDLASTRQDFVSPGTDRSSVVSSERQKTLESNNASDRIYGQCSFQSNAHLFLSEKETPQNNTDTKECSLTKKISSIEEDLSEADIKVTCLNSKSTHGVSSSTVTCSASSVLIGGTAIDAWTGNLNGRSKEADFPRLTSFAVPVSDCSTALSEEREEALRAKLGIKREPMDRKEDFSSCSSEKIQVKKKPGLDSKNDATPQESLTLCSFLHIDGVRCSARTSARYCSYHERIQPTASTIPQRSPSAPSSLTTTGLVNLDDTLPYKLGERSKDSAVRRTTTDKKKSYSVLPEMSGQPAHTRTGSSLVEEQQAAEKVTTNKMQMIDLSYSTKYLSQAHSLGVGTRSCDTNTKASHVVDQDSSVGASLRREHASDRFHGRVFVSSSKGSDTDVLRDTLSFSTAKGAKDLVSCSLTDDVGERNLTPSVFTSPTCKSPLRSPEGGKSPNSFGISNMDLCKLNLPPNIKRALSMKYLKKNSDAVAPNLSSARSRIDVPRKPSLEKEDDLTKKKRTEPSILDRAPRLNRSSSLDSFPFRRFAYGDFSSLMANRNEKSVTASAAFSSVQSLTELTSTAFTQPFSSDTPSTALSSISSAQPLTSLIELSSTQYLKSTQPSEATTPFLKSTGSSEITTRNFMSVMDPESEIAPQGVTSVGDYETSQSLKSPNTMKPRRTYKDLKAHATRTQILPSKPSTFASSFHPVASRFVEIAPRPSRHATSTANSLQRHGLLDLQSSSLSGLASRQMDPVTSRYVNIVRKPSPPEVSSCNANSLQRHGILDLQRSSVMGVAAHKVIPPTESADPLLKHGLVDLTSVNVTEIPEVHRTGQTTLEVLSPKRQLEEDEEERSSKKAKLDDDQNVDLSRVTYTTGVDIMQLLMLEKEEQAQTKVLERTRNQIQETNAKMHKLAVELERLQAEEKCTSKSINELKERRLNILQSALHCQEGKNKIIHEDDGINPKQDLSLLSEKPSSPGSSHVGNFQGICDKMDVDGPSHNMPHDEQHYHKQEAILDESVVVKIEVPDEETAAEVAALINPEHGMLTLVDQGIESATVEKLDLQESEHGKGPSTEEGTCVSDGMANSVAPPSGETETVPSPPVRGTNRAKQITCPPKRGLRKSPRKLPVIRQRSSNDSTKPSQASDTSDIGGKAPRSRVELIDKVKNLHSAKKLQSGKRKSFSDVEVSNTIALSRERIQLVRDRIKLWKSDQDGALATASEASEKVLLTTAEKTSLRPSSTNSDTDTTMYYNNTPLTPSKVPVRDVTVPVRELRNSTRKTTKELKKSSLQKSRKNSHDARKEPREGSKRKADTKTESSKQGKRQARKRGKEKRNFKRRSSSRGTPTPVSISVCGNSPSEDVKKMNAQEGSTNSELSTPVAHVGLPTAAVESLKKQLQRKSRVPTKSSSESYSMFSGHTGAVCAIKACDGYLYTCSADKTTKAFDIQTGNCVKVYDGHHNAVNCLEISEDRTRLFTGSNDQTVRSYNVKTAVCTHKFTFHGRVMCLHNAFDLLFVGLNTGIVTLVDLKKNACVERLHCHDPRGVSCLATATEGQRKLLCTGSFDATISIRDSTSGLLIRTIKSHTMTVLCLQVVENFIYSGAADNQVLAHNLNTGELVRSYKGHTLSVSGLQVVGRVLVSSCLDKLIRCYDLASAELLQVYGGHKEMIFSVHMFNGKVPKQTYRIYSGARDGKVVSVKLDLRVYHQCLWKDCNLKYGVMSHLTDHVKESHIKQGDLTSCGWEGCDGVFSSDSIHEKLDIARHILSHVESRGSEK; this is encoded by the exons aaaatttttttttcctcaggAGCTTGAAGAGCATACCTGGACAATTCTTCACCATGGAAAGctgaacaaagcaaaaggAAG ggAATGTGTTCATGAGTGCTCACTATGCCTAGAGCAATTCTATGATTTGTTGTCATTCACAAGTCATCTACACAGTGACACACACCAGGAGAAGTACAACACATGGAATAAACAACATAACCCTGTTTCCGAATTACAACATATTGAGAATTTATCACCAAGCTCCCACTCTGGGGCCAAGAAAGTGGGTAACTCTCATACTGAAACTAGAAACAAAACCAGCTTTAGGGATAGAAGAGGGAAGCAGTCAAACCAAAGGGGGCATCAAAGACATCACTCGTATGGCCTGCGTCAAGGAGTACATCAgggaaataaagaaacaagtTCCTCCCCAGTAGAGAATGCCTCTAGAAATCTAAGGGCTGGTTCCAGGCTATTAGAATACTGGTCAAATAATAGCGGTGATTTTACCCCAAAATATTGTGGTAATGGAAGGAGGTATAATGGCAAACAAGGAAATGAACTTGATTATTCGAAAGATACTTATGAAGCATCTAACTTTTATGCATTTGATTTTCCTAAGAAGAATGACAAGTTTCATTGGGTGAGTCCTGAGCTGAAGGCAGACTTTAGAGACAGAGATGCTAATTGCAATCTTGACATGGGGCATTCTGTTACATTTCAGAGGCCATTGTGCGCCTTGATGGATATTGACTTGGCATCCACGAGACAAGACTTTGTTTCTCCTGGGACAGATAGAAGTAGTGTTGTCTCTAGTGAAAGGCAGAAAACATTGGAGTCCAACAATGCAAGTGATAGGATTTATGGACAATGTTCTTTCCAAAGTAATGCTCATTTATTCCTCAGTGAAAAAGAAACACCACAAAATAATACTGATACAAAAGAATGTTCCTTAACTAAAAAAATCAGTTCAATTGAGGAGGATTTATCTGAAGCTGACATCAAAGTTACTTGTTTAAATTCTAAGAGCACACATGGTGTAAGCAGCTCAACAGTGACGTGCTCTGCAAGTTCTGTGTTAATAGGAGGCACTGCAATAGATGCTTGGACTGGAAATTTGAATGGCAGAAGTAAAGAGGCAGATTTTCCAAGACTGACTAGCTTTGCTGTTCCAGTGTCAGATTGCTCAACAGCTCTGTCTGAGGAAAGAGAGGAGGCTTTGAGAGCAAAATTGGGAATCAAGAGAGAGCCAATGGATCGCAAAGAG GACTTCTCATCATGCAGTTCTGAGAAAATCCAGGTCAAAAAGAAACCTGGTCTAGATTCAAAGAACG ATGCTACGCCTCAAGAGTCTCTAACCCTCTGTAGCTTTCTGCATATTGATGGAGTACGTTGTTCTGCACGGACCTCTGCGAG ATACTGTAGCTATCATGAACGTATCCAGCCGACTGCATCTACCATTCCACAGAGGTCTCCCAGTGCACCGTCCTCTTTGACCACAACGGGACTTGTCAATCTAGATGACACCTTGCCGTATAAACTCGGCGAGAGAAGTAAAGACTCTGCTGTACGGCGCACGActactgataaaaaaaagtcataCAGTGTTCTCCCTGAGATGTCTGGCCAGCCAGCTCATACCAGGACAGGGAGCTCCTTGGTGGAAGAGCAACAGGCGGCAGAGAAGGTTACTACTAACAAAATGCAGATGATAGATCTAAGCTATAGCACAAAGTACCTCTCGCAAGCCCATTCTCTGGGTGTAGGGACAAGGTCATGTGATACGAACACTAAAGCTTCACATGTTGTTGATCAAGACTCGAGTGTAGGCGCTTCACTCAGACGGGAACACGCATCAGATAGATTTCATGGAAGAGTGTTTGTCTCCTCGAGTAAGGGTTCAGATACTGATGTTTTGAGAGATACACTCTCTTTCAGTACAGCCAAAGGCGCCAAGGATTTAGTGTCATGTAGTTTGACTGATGACGTTGGAGAAAGGAATCTAACTCCCTCTGTATTTACCTCTCCTACTTGCAAAAGCCCATTGCGTAGTCCTGAGGGGGGCAAATCACCTAACTCTTTCGGCATTTCCAACATGGATTTATGCAAGCTGAACTTACCGCCAAACATCAAGCGTGCACTCTCCATGAAGTACTTAAAAAAGAATTCTGATGCTGTGGCGCCAAATCTGAGCAGTGCTAGATCGCGCATAGATGTGCCTAGAAAACCGTCCCTTGAAAAGGAGGATGACCTAACCAAGAAGAAGAGAACGGAACCATCAATCCTAGACAGAGCACCACGCCTAAACAGGAGCTCGAGTCTTGATTCGTTCCCATTCCGGCGGTTTGCATATGGAGATTTCTCCTCATTAATGGCCAACAGGAACGAAAAATCTGTAACAGCTAGCGCCGCCTTTTCCAGTGTCCAGTCACTTACAGAGCTCACCTCGACAGCTTTTACTCAGCCTTTTTCTAGCGACACACCTTCCACGGCTTTATCTTCAATCTCATCAGCCCAGCCACTTACAAGTTTGATCGAACTGAGTTCTACTCAATACCTCAAATCGACACAGCCATCTGAAGCCACTACTCCCTTTCTTAAATCAACAGGATCGTCTGAAATCACTACTCGGAACTTCATGTCGGTTATGGATCCTGAATCTGAAATCGCTCCTCAGGGCGTAACATCGGTAGGGGATTATGAAACTTCTCAGTCCCTCAAATCGCCGAATACAATGAAACCTAGACGTACGTATAAAGATCTGAAAGCCCATGCAACAAGAACCCAAATATTACCCAGTAAGCCGTCGACATTTGCTTCGTCCTTCCATCCGGTAGCATCAAGATTCGTAGAAATAGCTCCCAGGCCGTCGCGGCatgcaacaagtactgcaAACTCCCTCCAACGTCATGGATTACTAGACCTTCAATCTTCCTCTCTTTCGGGCCTTGCTTCACGTCAGATGGACCCTGTAACGTCCAGATACGTTAACATAGTGCGCAAGCCATCGCCACCGGAAGTAAGCAGTTGTAATGCGAACTCCCTTCAGCGTCATGGAATTCTAGACCTTCAAAGGTCCTCGGTTATGGGTGTGGCTGCTCACAAGGTGATTCCTCCTACAGAGTCTGCTGACCCACTTCTCAAGCATGGCCTTGTTGACCTAACATCCGTGAATGTTACTGAGATCCCTGAAGTTCACCGTACTGGTCAAACCACCCTCGAGGTCCTTAGCCCTAAGAGGCAGCTGGAGGAGGATGAAGAGGAACGTTCCAgcaaaaaagccaaattagACGATGATCAGAATGTTGACCTTTCGAGAGTCACCTACACCACAGGAGTAGACATCATGCAGTTACTCATGTTGGAGAAGGAGGAGCAAGCTCAGACGAAAGTGCTTGAGCGAACGCGAAATCAAATCCAAGAAACAAACGCAAAGATGCACAAGCTCGCGGTTGAGCTGGAAAGACTTCAAGCAGAGGAAAAATGTACGTCAAAAAGTATAAATGAACTCAAGGAAAGGAGACTAAACATCCTGCAAAGCGCGCTGCATTGTCAGGAAGGCAAGAACAAAATAATACACGAAGATGACGGAATTAATCCTAAGCAAGATTTGTCTCTTCTGTCAGAAAAACCATCCAGTCCTGGGTCTAGTCATGTCGGGAATTTTCAGGGAATATGCGATAAAATGGATGTGGACGGCCCTTCGCATAATATGCCTCATGATGAGCAGCATTATCACAAGCAGGAGGCTATTCTTGACGAGAGTGTGGTCGTTAAGATTGAAGTACCCGACGAGGAAACCGCTGCAGAAGTTGCTGCTTTGATAAACCCAGAACACGGTATGCTGACGTTGGTGGATCAGGGCATTGAATCAGCAACAGTCGAGAAATTGGACCTACAAGAAAGTGAGCACGGGAAAGGGCCTAGTACCGAGGAAGGGACGTGTGTTTCTGATGGTATGGCGAACAGCGTAGCTCCACCCTCGGGAGAGACAGAAACAGTGCCAAGCCCTCCTGTAAGAGGAACGAACAGAGCAAAACAAATAACTTGCCCTCCGAAAAGAGGTTTAAGAAAAAGTCCAAGAAAGCTACCTGTAATTCGGCAAAGAAGTAGTAATGATAGTACTAAGCCATCACAGGCCTCGGATACAAGTGATATTGGGGGTAAAGCTCCTCGAAGCCGGGTGGAGTTGATTGACAAGGTAAAAAACCTTCACTCTGCAAAGAAACTTCAGTCAGGAAAGAGGAAAAGTTTTTCCGATGTTGAGGTTTCCAACACGATAGCTTTATCACGAGAACGAATTCAGTTGGTCCGTGATAGAATTAAACTGTGGAAATCTGATCAAGATGGGGCTTTGGCAACTGCTTCTGAAGCTTCCGAGAAGGTTCTGCTGACAACTGCAGAAAAGACATCACTTAGGCCGTCCTCTACTAATTCGGACACTGATACTACGATGTATTATAACAATACCCCCTTAACGCCTTCTAAAGTCCCCGTCCGTGACGTTACGGTTCCTGTCCGCGAGTTAAGGAATTCAACTCGTAAGACTACTAAAGAGCTGAAAAAGTCGAGCTTGCAAAAGTCGAGAAAGAATTCGCATGACGCTAGAAAGGAGCCGAGGGAAGGGTCGAAACGGAAAGCAGACACAAAGACCGAAAGCTCAAAACAAGGAAAGAGACAAGCACGCAAAAGAGGCAAGGAGAAAAGGAATTTTAAGCGAAGGAGCTCGAGCAGAGGCACCCCTACCCCTGTCAGTATTTCAGTTTGCGGGAACAGCCCATCAGAAGATGTAAAGAAAATGAATGCCCAAGAG GGTTCTACAAATTCAGAGTTGTCTACTCCTGTTGCTCATGTTGGACTACCGACTGCGGCCGTCGAGTCTCTGAAGAAACAGCTTCAGCGCAAGTCTCGAG TCCCAACCAAGTCCAGCTCTGAATCCTACTCTATGTTCAGTGGACACACTGGGGCCGTGTGCGCCATCAAG GCCTGTGATGGCTACCTGTACACCTGTTCTGCAGACAAGACGACCAAAGCTTTTGACATCCAG ACTGGAAATTGCGTGAAAGTCTATGATGGGCATCACAATGCTGTCAACTGCCTTGAG ATCTCAGAAGATCGGACACGCCTGTTCACTGGCTCCAACGATCAGACCGTACGGAGTTACAACGTGAAG ACGGCTGTTTGCACTCACAAGTTCACATTCCACGGCCGTGTCATGTGTCTTCATAATGCATTCGATCTGTTGTTTGTCGGGCTGAACACTGGTATCGTCACACTGGTCGATCTTAAG AAAAACGCATGCGTCGAACGGCTCCACTGCCATGACCCCAGAGGTGTTAGTTGCCTAGCAACGGCTACTGAGGGTCAACGGAAGCTCCTTTGCACGGGCTCATTTGACGCAACAATTTCCATTCGAGACTCCACG AGCGGACTTCTCATCAGAACAATAAAAAGCCACACGATGACGGTGCTGTGTTTGCAG GTAGTGGAGAATTTCATTTACAGTGGTGCGGCCGACAATCAAGTTCTTGCGCACAACCTCAAC ACTGGCGAGCTGGTGCGTAGTTACAAAGGGCATACACTGAGTGTCAGCGGTCTGCAGGTAGTCGGGCGGGTCCTTGTCTCTTCCTGCTTGGACAAGCTGATTCGCTGCTACGATCTCGCG TCCGCAGAGCTGCTTCAAGTCTACGGCGGTCACAAGGAGATGATATTTTCTGTTCACATGTTCAACGGCAAGGTACCGAAACAAACTTATAGG ATCTACAGTGGAGCTCGTGATGGTAAAGTGGTGTCAGTGAAATTGGACCTCCGAGTGTATCATCAGTGCTTG TGGAAAGACTGCAATCTCAAGTATGGTGTGATGTCACACCTGACAGACCACGTGAAAG AATCCCACATCAAACAAGGCGATCTGACAAGCTGCGGATGGGAAGGATGTGACGGAGTCTTTTCCTCTGATTCGATCCATGAGAAGCTG gATATCGCCAGACACATACTTAGTCATGTAGAGTCACGTGGTAGCGAGAAGTGA